AAATTATTTAAATGACAATATAGGCGGTAATATCAATCTTAGTGAAAATGTGTTTAATTTAAATGCAGCCTACAAAATCAATCTTAAAAACGATTTGAATCTATCCTTTGGAATCAAAATGGGATTTGATCATTTAAATTTTAGCAGTTTAGGAAGTAACGTGAGTGCAGATCCTCTGTTCCAAAATTCAAATAAAACGGTTGTAAACATTGGAGCTGGGGTCTTTTTGTTTCATGAGAAATATTATGTTGGACTGTCATCTCCCAATCTTATTCCGAGCGATTTTGATATAAATAGTGATGTCTTATACGAAGAGGCATCACATGCATTTTTAATAGGAGGTTACGTATTTGACATCAACAGTGAATTTAAACTAAAACCATCAACAGTCGTGAAGTATGTTGGGGGATCGCCTCTATCGTTTGATCTGTCTGCCAATATGCTTTATATGAATAGGTTTGAATTGGGCGTATCTTATCGATATGAAGATGCTGTTGCAGGGTTGATGGGTATTCATATTACACCAAATTTAAAAGTGGGATACGCTTATGATTTTAATACCAGTAAATTAAAAACGTATAATAATGGAAGTCATGAATTTATAGTGCTCTATAAGTTTGATGTATTAGGTTTGAGTAAAAAATATTCATCTCCAAGATTTTACTAATTATGATGAAAAAAATAGCTTTTATTGTTATAGCGTTGTTTGCCATACAAATATCTTTCGCTCAAAAGAAAACGATAGCAGATCGTTTTTTTGAAAAAGGCGATTATAAGAATGCTGCTAAGTATTATGAAGAAGAACTTGGAAAAGAACGTCATAAAAAAGCTTTAGAAAACATAGCAATATCTTATTATAATATATTTGAATACCGTCTGGCATCACGCTATTTAAATCAACTAGTAAGTGGGAGGTACGGTGAAAAAGATAAAACGTACGATAACCAATATAACTTTAAACTGTATCAAGTATTATCGGCTTTGGGCGATTATGAAGCAGGTTTAGATTATTTTAAATTGTATAAAGAAAATATTTCTGAGGCGTTAAATAAACTTGAATCTATTGAAATTATAGAAGAATTCAAACTTAAAAATCCTGATTATAAAATCTCTAAAGTTCAGTTTAATTCGAATGCATCCGATTTTGGAGCTTTAAGATATAAAGACAGTGTTTATTTTACTTCCGATAGAGATAATAAGCAGTTTTTAAGAAAAACCTATAAGTGGACACATCAATCTTTTTTAGATATTTATGTAACAAAAGTGAACGATAAAAATGATACAATTGGTCATGTATCACCTTTAACAAAAACGATAAATTCTAAACTTCACGAAGGTAATTTCTGCTTTAGTAATGATGGTAACACACTATATGTTTCAAGAAGTAATTACACAAATGGAAAAAAAGAGTTCGATGAAAATTCCAGTAACAACATTCATTTATATAGAAGTGAAAAAATAAATGGGAAATGGAGTGACATGGAAAAATTACCATTCAATAAAAAC
The genomic region above belongs to Mariniflexile litorale and contains:
- a CDS encoding type IX secretion system membrane protein PorP/SprF, whose amino-acid sequence is MKIKIFVVFITCGLFAYAQQEPHYTQYMYNMSMVNAGYMMNEPGIVQVGSLYRTQWVGIDGAPKTANLFANIPLSEKIELGVNYLNDNIGGNINLSENVFNLNAAYKINLKNDLNLSFGIKMGFDHLNFSSLGSNVSADPLFQNSNKTVVNIGAGVFLFHEKYYVGLSSPNLIPSDFDINSDVLYEEASHAFLIGGYVFDINSEFKLKPSTVVKYVGGSPLSFDLSANMLYMNRFELGVSYRYEDAVAGLMGIHITPNLKVGYAYDFNTSKLKTYNNGSHEFIVLYKFDVLGLSKKYSSPRFY